TCGGTGGGTGTGGCAATACCGGCATAGATACTACCCAGCACGGATAAAACAATCAGTACTGGTAGTATCAGAGCTTTAAGAGAACTCAACATCTCCCCTAGGCTTGTCTGTTCTCCAGACTGTCGAGGAGCTAGGTTTGGCTGAATAATTGCTCTCAGGATAATATAAAGAATATACAGCCCTGCCAGTATTACTCCTGGAACAATACCGGCAGCAAACATTTTGCCAACTGATATCTGGGCAGTAGAAGCATATACAATCGTAATAATTGAGGGAGGGATCAGAATGCCTAATGTACCGCCTGCACAGATTGTGCCCAGTGCTAATCGCTGGTCATAACCGCGCTGCAGCATAGATGGCAATGCGAGGATGCCCATTGCCGCAACAGCCGCCCCAACAATGCCAGTCATCGCCGCCATCACCGTACAGATCGCTACGGTACCGACTGCCAATCCTCCCGGCAAACGTCGGAACCAAAGTTCCATTGCACGATATAACGCTTCAATAATACCTGAACGCTGAAGCACGCTTGCCATCAGCACATAGAGTGGGATAGCCAGCAGGATGTCTGATGTCATTGCATCAAAGGTTTGGAGAACGGTCAGCACTAGTGCATCAGCTCCCCACAGTATGACTGTGAATAAAATTGCCAAAAATGCCAGTACAAACGCTAAAGGCATCCCGCTGAGCAACAATACCAACAGTGAGACAAACATCATTGAAAGGACAAGAGTAGAACTCATGCTTTCACCTCTTGACCTTGAATACGCTTAACTGCCCAAATAATTTCAGCCAGCGCTTGCATGAGAAGCAATAAAAAAGCGATCGGAATAAGCGCTTTCACCGGCCAGACGGGGGGATTCCAAGAGGTAAATGAAGTTTCACCACTTGCGTAGGCATTCAGCGCTATAGGTAGGCTCTGATCTATAAAAATCACCGTTACTACAACAATCAACGCATATGTTAGACAGTCTACTAAGCCTGCCAATTTAAACGGCAGTTTACGGTAAAGTATGTCAACGTTGACGTGCCCAGCAGTATGTAGAATATAAGGACCAGCCAGTAAGAAGTAAGGGCCAAATAATAGTGTTGCAAGCTCCATAGCCCAGGTAGTGGGTGCATTGAAAAAATAGCGCGACACTACTTCATAGCTGATGACGGTCACCATAATGAAGACAAAAGCCGATACAATCGTGGCCACCCAACGGTTAAGAGCCGTTATTAGGCGGCAGTAGCCAAGCAGAACAGCCATAATTGAACCTCGATGGGAAGGCAATCCGGCCTATTACCGGATTGCCATCGCGCAAAACCGTAGAGTAGGAACTCAGTCAATCAAGCCAAGTTCTTGCATGAATTCGATTTGGCTATTGAGAATTTCGTTAGCCAATTCGTCATCTCCAGCCGCTCTCCTCCATGCATTCATCGCGGTCGGGCGCCCTTCTGCAATGAGATCGGGGCTCAAATGGGTGATCTGTACGCCTTGCGCTTCGAACTCTTCGAGAGCAACAGTATCCTGGGCAAGGATGTGCTGCCGTAAAGAAGACGAAATCTCACGGGCAGCCACTTCCAAGGCCGCTTTGTAAGAGTCAGGTAAACTATCGTAAGCCGCTTGGTTCGCTACATAACTGGTAGCTGTCGTGGGTTGGTGAAAGCCAGGTACAGCTATATATCCGGCCACTTCTCCCAAGCCTGCTTCAAAATTAGCGGTCAGGTCGCCGCGATCGGCAAGGTCAATGACCCCTTTCTCAAGTGCTTGATACACCTCTGCCGTAGGCAACCCTGTCGTAGACACACCAAATTCGCTCATCACCGTGCTGGCCAAGCCAACGAAACGCCCTTTTTTGCCATCCAGATCATCCAGAGATTCGATAGGAAATTTAGAATGGATGGGTTCTTGCCCATAAACCGTAGGTGCAATGTAGTAGAGCCCAGCTGACGCGTAGGCCTGACGAGCCAGCTCAATTCCCCCTTTCTCATAGAACCAAGCTTCGTACTGGTCAGACTCAGGAAAACCAAACGGTACTGTGCTGGTGAAAGCGAAAGCAGGTATAGAACCTGCTTCATAGCCGTCAAATGTCTTCATCATCTGGAAGGCACCTGCACGTACAGCTTCAAATGCTTGGGCTGATGGCGCTAATTGACCACCGGCGAACAATCGAATTTCAAATTTACCATCAGTTAATTCGGATACCCGCTCTACAAATTTTTCTTCGTATTCATAGGGCGTTGTCCCCGCATCCCAAAGCGCCTGCATTCGCCAGTTTACGCTGGGCAGCTCCTCGGCAATAGCTACAGAAGGAGCCACACAGGCCGTCATAGCGGACACAGCTGCGATGGTTTTAAAAAAGAACCAGCTTTTATTTATGGTTGTTAAGTTCACGATGCTCTCCATGGTGAATGGCAGTGCTATTAGCGCTAACTAGAGACTGCTGCATCACCGATTATTGTTAGAAATAAAGCACACTCTTATCTTAAGTTAGGGTGATAGAGAAGACTGGACAAGGTACAATATTCAAAATTGACCCATGTACTGCACCCTTTCCTTAGTGGGTACAATTGAGCCTTTTATGAAGCAAAAACCACCTCGAGCACAACAAGTCGCCAATACAGTTATTGAGCGCATTGAGCAGGGACAGCTAACGGCGGGGACAAGGTTGCCCTCCATTCGCAATGCGACCCTGAGCTTTGGGGTTTCAAAAAATACTATAATTGATGCTTACGACCGCTTAGTCGCGACCGGATATATCAGCCCTCGGCGCGGTTCAGGCTTTTATGTGGAAGCAACCAGACCAGCTCACCCAGCTATCAAGCCTGAACATTTTACTGAAGCGGTCGACTTGGTTTCTCTATTAAGAGAACAATTGAATCAGCATTATGAAGTCAGAGCCGGAGATGGACGCCTGCCGGCAAGTTGGATGGAGAGCTCGGACATACGCCGCTATTTCAAACGCAGCAATCAGGATAATGACGCCAGAGATGAGTTCGAATACGGCAACCCTCAGGGATTGATCGGCCTGCGAGAAGATATCGCCAGAACGTTAAACGATCGTGCAATTAGTGTTCATCCAAATCAAATATTGATGACGTTCGGTGCCAACCATGCACTCGACCTGATTGTTAGGCATTTTGTAGAACCCGGTGAAGTGGTGCTAGTTGAAAGCCCTGGTTATTACCCAATGTTTGGTAAATTACGCCTACAGCGTGCCAAAACCATCGGCATCACTAGAGGGCCTCAAGGACTGGATCTCGATATGCTGGAACAGAGTATCCGGGAATACCGGCCAAGGCTTTTGTTTGTTCAGCCTATGGCTCATAACCCTACCGGCACATCCATGTCTCTCCAGAATATGCATGCCTTATTACGTATCGCCGAACAGCATGATCTAACCATCATTGAAGACGACCCTTTTGGTGATATTCTCCCCCGATCAACGCCTCACCTTGCTTCGCTCGATGGCCTTAACCGAGTCATATACGTTGGCACTTTTTCCAAAACGCTATCTGCCAGTATGCGTTGTGGCTACATTGCAGCTAATCAGACGCTGGTTCGGTCACTGATTGATATTAAAATGCTCACGGTGGTTACCAGTTCAAGCATTATTGAAAGGATGATCCATGAAATGATCATTCATGGTCGCTATCGTCGCCAAATGACTCGTTTACGCGAGAGAGTGCCCAAGGCTAGCGCAGCAGCGATCTCCTCGTTGAAAAATATTGGTTTCAACCAAATTCAGCCACCCACCGGAAGTTACTACATTTGGTGCCCTTTACCAAAAAGCGTAGACGGCCTTGAGCTAGCAAAAAAAGCGTCTGCACAGGGGATTTTCCTAGCACCTGGAAATTTGTTTACTTTAGGCAATGACGAGTCAGGATCTGCTCTTCGGATCAATATTGCTCTTGCGAATCACCCTTTATTACTCAACT
This Vreelandella neptunia DNA region includes the following protein-coding sequences:
- a CDS encoding TRAP transporter large permease, whose protein sequence is MSSTLVLSMMFVSLLVLLLSGMPLAFVLAFLAILFTVILWGADALVLTVLQTFDAMTSDILLAIPLYVLMASVLQRSGIIEALYRAMELWFRRLPGGLAVGTVAICTVMAAMTGIVGAAVAAMGILALPSMLQRGYDQRLALGTICAGGTLGILIPPSIITIVYASTAQISVGKMFAAGIVPGVILAGLYILYIILRAIIQPNLAPRQSGEQTSLGEMLSSLKALILPVLIVLSVLGSIYAGIATPTEAAAVGVVGALISAAFQRQLTFKNLSAASMDTLRVTTMIMWITIGAKIFVSIFTGTGGADSLLQFIQDLDFPQ
- a CDS encoding TRAP transporter small permease subunit, yielding MAVLLGYCRLITALNRWVATIVSAFVFIMVTVISYEVVSRYFFNAPTTWAMELATLLFGPYFLLAGPYILHTAGHVNVDILYRKLPFKLAGLVDCLTYALIVVVTVIFIDQSLPIALNAYASGETSFTSWNPPVWPVKALIPIAFLLLLMQALAEIIWAVKRIQGQEVKA
- the dctP gene encoding TRAP transporter substrate-binding protein DctP, which codes for MNLTTINKSWFFFKTIAAVSAMTACVAPSVAIAEELPSVNWRMQALWDAGTTPYEYEEKFVERVSELTDGKFEIRLFAGGQLAPSAQAFEAVRAGAFQMMKTFDGYEAGSIPAFAFTSTVPFGFPESDQYEAWFYEKGGIELARQAYASAGLYYIAPTVYGQEPIHSKFPIESLDDLDGKKGRFVGLASTVMSEFGVSTTGLPTAEVYQALEKGVIDLADRGDLTANFEAGLGEVAGYIAVPGFHQPTTATSYVANQAAYDSLPDSYKAALEVAAREISSSLRQHILAQDTVALEEFEAQGVQITHLSPDLIAEGRPTAMNAWRRAAGDDELANEILNSQIEFMQELGLID
- a CDS encoding PLP-dependent aminotransferase family protein encodes the protein MKQKPPRAQQVANTVIERIEQGQLTAGTRLPSIRNATLSFGVSKNTIIDAYDRLVATGYISPRRGSGFYVEATRPAHPAIKPEHFTEAVDLVSLLREQLNQHYEVRAGDGRLPASWMESSDIRRYFKRSNQDNDARDEFEYGNPQGLIGLREDIARTLNDRAISVHPNQILMTFGANHALDLIVRHFVEPGEVVLVESPGYYPMFGKLRLQRAKTIGITRGPQGLDLDMLEQSIREYRPRLLFVQPMAHNPTGTSMSLQNMHALLRIAEQHDLTIIEDDPFGDILPRSTPHLASLDGLNRVIYVGTFSKTLSASMRCGYIAANQTLVRSLIDIKMLTVVTSSSIIERMIHEMIIHGRYRRQMTRLRERVPKASAAAISSLKNIGFNQIQPPTGSYYIWCPLPKSVDGLELAKKASAQGIFLAPGNLFTLGNDESGSALRINIALANHPLLLNFLKEEALS